The Streptomyces sp. NBC_01463 DNA window GCCGGTCTCCGTGAACTCCGTGCCGGCCGGCACGACCACGCCCATCGGGACGGTCCAGCCGCGCAGCGACTGGGCACTGGCCCGCAGTCCGGCCAGCGCGGACGCCCCGGCCACGTCGTTCCAGGCGACCGTGAGGCATCCCACCGCCCGCCCGTCCAGATAGCCCGGGGTGTCCCCCGCCAGGTCCTCGGTGTGGTCGAGGGCGTTCTTGAGGAGACCCGACATCCCCCCGTGGTAGGTGGGGCTGGCCAGCAGTACGCCGTCGGCGTTCCGCAGCACCTCCAGCAGCCGCAGCGCCGGTCCGGACCGGGTCACCGCGTCCGGGTCGTACAGCGGCATCACGAGGTCGGGGCCGGACAGCAGCGTGACGCGGGCGCCGGCCAGCCGGGCCCGTGCGGCACAGTCCCGCAGCACGGCCGCGGAGACCGAGGTGGAACGCAACGAGCCGCCGATGGCGGCGATTCGGATCGGGCGCATGACGACTCCGGAAGGGTCTCGGTCGGATCGGAGCGGACTCACAGCCGGGCGGCCGCCTCCCGCGCGGCCCGTACCCCGCTCAGCACACCGGCGTCCGCGAGCAGCCCGTGCGGGCCCACCCAGTCGCCGGCCAGGAAGACACCCGGCTCACCGGCCACGGCGGGCCCCGGCCGGCCGGTCAGACCGCCGAGCCGTGACTCCGGCAGGGCGGTCATGGTGGTGATCCTGGGGAGGAACCTCTCGTGCACCAGGACGTCGCGCCAGCCGGGCTGGCAGGTGTCGAGCAGGGCGTACAGCCGCTTCCGCACCTCGCGGGCGCCGGGCTCCGTCCCGTCGTCGTACCGCGCCAGGTGCAGCACGGCACCCCCGTCGGGTGCGAGCCGGGCGGTGCCGGAGAAGACGGAGAGGTACAGCGGCTCGTCGACGCCGAAGACGAGGGACCGGGACGGTTCGGGCAGCCGGCTCAGCGCCACGTCCAGGCAGGCCGTGTGCAGCGGGCGGCCCGCCGTGCCCGCGAGGCCGGGCTGCTGGAGCAGCCGTCCGGCGGCTCCCGGGGACAGCCCGGCGACGATCACCGACCGGGCCCGGATGCCCGGGCCGCCGGCCGTGGTGACGTGGGCGTCCGGCCCGCCCCGCACCGACTCGGCCCTGACGCCGGTGCGCACGTGCACGCCCAGCGCCGCGGCCCGCGCCAGGAGGGCGTCGACCACCGTGCGCCAGCCGCCGTCCACGTACCGCACACCGCGCCGCGCCTCGGCGAAGTGCGAGGCCAGGGCGTTGGCCCCGATCATGTCGGGGCGGCCCACGTAGGAGCTGATGCGCAGCACCGCGAAGGCCGCCTGGCGGGCGCGCTCGGTGGGGAGCCGGCCGGCCAGCCACTGCGCGGCGTCGCTCCCGTCCGTTCCGGAGCGGCGGCCGGACAGGGCCAGCAGCCGGGCGACGGACACCCGTTCGCGTACCGAGAGGAGCCCGGTGCGCAGCAGCGGTCCGGCCGCGGCGTATCCGGGATGCAGCTGCCCGTCGCGCAGCGCCAGGGCGCCGGCGAGGTCGGGTGCACGGCCCGGGACGCGGACGCCCAGGGCCTGGAGCTGTCGCTGCGTGCCCCGGTACAGGGCGC harbors:
- a CDS encoding NAD(P)H-dependent oxidoreductase; protein product: MRPIRIAAIGGSLRSTSVSAAVLRDCAARARLAGARVTLLSGPDLVMPLYDPDAVTRSGPALRLLEVLRNADGVLLASPTYHGGMSGLLKNALDHTEDLAGDTPGYLDGRAVGCLTVAWNDVAGASALAGLRASAQSLRGWTVPMGVVVPAGTEFTETGCADPRTARRLDILTGQVLDFARMRQGREAVVQGREPAGASL
- a CDS encoding FAD-dependent oxidoreductase, whose product is MSGGPDEWADAVVVGAGLTGLAAAVALAATAGPGRRVVLLEAGGEAGGRARTTEHDGYRLGLGPRALYRGTQRQLQALGVRVPGRAPDLAGALALRDGQLHPGYAAAGPLLRTGLLSVRERVSVARLLALSGRRSGTDGSDAAQWLAGRLPTERARQAAFAVLRISSYVGRPDMIGANALASHFAEARRGVRYVDGGWRTVVDALLARAAALGVHVRTGVRAESVRGGPDAHVTTAGGPGIRARSVIVAGLSPGAAGRLLQQPGLAGTAGRPLHTACLDVALSRLPEPSRSLVFGVDEPLYLSVFSGTARLAPDGGAVLHLARYDDGTEPGAREVRKRLYALLDTCQPGWRDVLVHERFLPRITTMTALPESRLGGLTGRPGPAVAGEPGVFLAGDWVGPHGLLADAGVLSGVRAAREAAARL